A genomic segment from Lineus longissimus chromosome 15, tnLinLong1.2, whole genome shotgun sequence encodes:
- the LOC135499824 gene encoding uncharacterized protein LOC135499824 isoform X3, translating into MLQTYDDFDDDDDDDDDRFAKLAVAVKSAGESRKATIVGRLLDFCPDQEEMRKTCTGELVTACKNLRVPFIEVLLLHGVDPYTRHKMYLDGSLKMQDISPVEMSLTQFYRASENGLDTTDHVKIINLFLDKKEISTANQSDRKFKGPTALLAAVVAGRFDEAKEIVINRGVDVNSAVVLGDFGMKFPLGEACRQRDVAFFKFLLSIGADPYAETLVRNPSMFEYDKVPIIIVEAISTSNIEMIKIILDFDDALTKPNHIRSVALFAAFIVGDSAKQKLLAKWCIKEDADFIDTQLFLAIREENIERVKMLLPYVMDINRNLRYGEAYLCTSLEAAVRSNKRTDICDLLIEKGAKVNLVSVYPAQSGFSPLMIACIYNRRMVPYLLRKGADVNLRCNNGTTPLDDLEAHIMSVEYHDDVDYLRCVCLLLREGAKPSASAANLLLIVFQEIMWPPMRDNLRSIDKDFFSGIRERLGYIDFLADQPKRPISRERMTDSENLELVKTLVETGSLSWRLIGEIYQNIKDPSHAMKCKAVEEYLEEFLANGYTLKEMCRLKIREVMRPPLRASVTSNDLEYPTQLKKYILFQGTQDKSCMPE; encoded by the coding sequence ATGCTGCAAACTTATgacgattttgatgatgatgatgatgatgatgatgataggttTGCGAAGCTCGCGGTTGCGGTGAAGTCTGCCGGAGAAAGCCGAAAGGCGACCATAGTCGGACGTCTACTCGATTTTTGCCCTGATCAAGAAGAAATGCGAAAGACATGTACTGGTGAACTTGTGACGGCCTGCAAGAACCTGAGGGTACCTTTTATCGAAGTTCTGCTCCTCCACGGAGTTGATCCGTACACAAGACATAAAATGTACCTAGACGGATCATTAAAGATGCAAGATATTTCCCCGGTCGAGATGTCACTTACTCAGTTCTACCGAGCGAGCGAGAATGGTCTTGATACAACGGATCACGTAAAAATCATAAACCTCTTCCTTGACAAGAAAGAGATTTCGACAGCTAACCAATCGGACAGGAAGTTCAAAGGACCGACAGCGCTTTTGGCGGCCGTAGTGGCTGGTCGGTTTGACGAAGCTAAAGAAATTGTAATTAATCGCGGAGTTGATGTCAATTCCGCAGTCGTTTTAGGTGATTTTGGCATGAAGTTTCCTCTTGGTGAGGCGTGCAGGCAGAGAGATGTTGCGTTCTTCAAATTCCTTTTGTCTATTGGCGCTGACCCGTATGCCGAAACACTCGTACGTAATCCTTCGATGTTCGAGTACGATAAAGTACCTATCATCATTGTTGAGGCTATATCGACATCGAATATTGAAATGATTAAAATAATACTCGATTTCGATGACGCATTGACGAAACCTAATCACATTCGCTCCGTGGCTCTGTTCGCTGCTTTCATTGTTGGTGATAGTGCGAAGCAAAAGCTGTTGGCCAAATGGTGCATAAAAGAGGACGCGGATTTTATAGATACGCAGTTGTTTTTAGCAATCCGAGAGGAAAATATTGAACGCGTCAAGATGCTGCTGCCTTACGTTATGGATATCAACCGGAACTTACGATACGGTGAAGCTTACTTATGCACATCCCTGGAAGCAGCCGTGAGATCAAATAAACGAACTGACATTTGTGACTTGCTTATAGAGAAGGGAGCCAAAGTTAATCTGGTATCTGTCTATCCCGCACAAAGCGGTTTCTCTCCCCTCATGATAGCCTGTATTTACAACCGAAGAATGGTTCCATACCTTTTGAGAAAAGGGGCTGACGTCAACCTTCGCTGCAATAACGGCACAACTCCCTTAGACGATTTGGAGGCACACATCATGTCAGTAGAATACCATGATGACGTTGATTACCTTCGGTGTGTCTGCCTGCTGCTCCGTGAAGGGGCTAAACCATCTGCCTCGGCAGCTAACCTTCTTTTGATCGTGTTTCAGGAGATTATGTGGCCCCCCATGCGGGATAACTTGAGATCGATTGATAAAGATTTCTTTAGCGGAATTAGAGAAAGGCTTGGTTATATTGATTTTTTGGCCGACCAGCCAAAGCGACCAATTTCACGTGAGCGAATGACTGATTCCGAAAATCTGGAGTTGGTTAAAACCCTCGTCGAGACTGGATCTCTGAGTTGGCGCTTGATCGGTGAGATCTACCAAAACATTAAAGACCCTTCTCATGCCATGAAATGCAAAGCCGTCGAGGAGTATTTGGAAGAGTTTCTCGCCAATGGCTACACGCTGAAAGAGATGTGTCGCCTGAAGATACGGGAGGTGATGCGTCCGCCACTGAGGGCGAGTGTCACGTCGAACGACCTCGAATATCCGACACAACTGAAGAAGTACATTCTCTTCCAAGGAACCCAAGACAAAAGTTGTATGCCCGAATGA
- the LOC135499824 gene encoding uncharacterized protein LOC135499824 isoform X2, translated as MSESEDSSEDEVCRLAQSLIEAIMGAVLNDDQLEQVAMLQTYDDFDDDDDDDDDRFAKLAVAVKSAGESRKATIVGRLLDFCPDQEEMRKTCTGELVTACKNLRVPFIEVLLLHGVDPYTRHKMYLDGSLKMQDISPVEMSLTQFYRASENGLDTTDHVKIINLFLDKKEISTANQSDRKFKGPTALLAAVVAGRFDEAKEIVINRGVDVNSAVVLGDFGMKFPLGEACRQRDVAFFKFLLSIGADPYAETLVRNPSMFEYDKVPIIIVEAISTSNIEMIKIILDFDDALTKPNHIRSVALFAAFIVGDSAKQKLLAKWCIKEDADFIDTQLFLAIREENIERVKMLLPYVMDINRNLRYGEAYLCTSLEAAVRSNKRTDICDLLIEKGAKVNLVSVYPAQSGFSPLMIACIYNRRMVPYLLRKGADVNLRCNNGTTPLDDLEAHIMSVEYHDDVDYLRCVCLLLREGAKPSASAANLLLIVFQEIMWPPMRDNLRSIDKDFFSGIRERLGYIDFLADQPKRPISRERMTDSENLELVKTLVETGSLSWRLIGEIYQNIKDPSHAMKCKAVEEYLEEFLANGYTLKEMCRLKIREVMRPPLRASVTSNDLEYPTQLKKYILFQGTQDKSCMPE; from the coding sequence GTGGCGATGCTGCAAACTTATgacgattttgatgatgatgatgatgatgatgatgataggttTGCGAAGCTCGCGGTTGCGGTGAAGTCTGCCGGAGAAAGCCGAAAGGCGACCATAGTCGGACGTCTACTCGATTTTTGCCCTGATCAAGAAGAAATGCGAAAGACATGTACTGGTGAACTTGTGACGGCCTGCAAGAACCTGAGGGTACCTTTTATCGAAGTTCTGCTCCTCCACGGAGTTGATCCGTACACAAGACATAAAATGTACCTAGACGGATCATTAAAGATGCAAGATATTTCCCCGGTCGAGATGTCACTTACTCAGTTCTACCGAGCGAGCGAGAATGGTCTTGATACAACGGATCACGTAAAAATCATAAACCTCTTCCTTGACAAGAAAGAGATTTCGACAGCTAACCAATCGGACAGGAAGTTCAAAGGACCGACAGCGCTTTTGGCGGCCGTAGTGGCTGGTCGGTTTGACGAAGCTAAAGAAATTGTAATTAATCGCGGAGTTGATGTCAATTCCGCAGTCGTTTTAGGTGATTTTGGCATGAAGTTTCCTCTTGGTGAGGCGTGCAGGCAGAGAGATGTTGCGTTCTTCAAATTCCTTTTGTCTATTGGCGCTGACCCGTATGCCGAAACACTCGTACGTAATCCTTCGATGTTCGAGTACGATAAAGTACCTATCATCATTGTTGAGGCTATATCGACATCGAATATTGAAATGATTAAAATAATACTCGATTTCGATGACGCATTGACGAAACCTAATCACATTCGCTCCGTGGCTCTGTTCGCTGCTTTCATTGTTGGTGATAGTGCGAAGCAAAAGCTGTTGGCCAAATGGTGCATAAAAGAGGACGCGGATTTTATAGATACGCAGTTGTTTTTAGCAATCCGAGAGGAAAATATTGAACGCGTCAAGATGCTGCTGCCTTACGTTATGGATATCAACCGGAACTTACGATACGGTGAAGCTTACTTATGCACATCCCTGGAAGCAGCCGTGAGATCAAATAAACGAACTGACATTTGTGACTTGCTTATAGAGAAGGGAGCCAAAGTTAATCTGGTATCTGTCTATCCCGCACAAAGCGGTTTCTCTCCCCTCATGATAGCCTGTATTTACAACCGAAGAATGGTTCCATACCTTTTGAGAAAAGGGGCTGACGTCAACCTTCGCTGCAATAACGGCACAACTCCCTTAGACGATTTGGAGGCACACATCATGTCAGTAGAATACCATGATGACGTTGATTACCTTCGGTGTGTCTGCCTGCTGCTCCGTGAAGGGGCTAAACCATCTGCCTCGGCAGCTAACCTTCTTTTGATCGTGTTTCAGGAGATTATGTGGCCCCCCATGCGGGATAACTTGAGATCGATTGATAAAGATTTCTTTAGCGGAATTAGAGAAAGGCTTGGTTATATTGATTTTTTGGCCGACCAGCCAAAGCGACCAATTTCACGTGAGCGAATGACTGATTCCGAAAATCTGGAGTTGGTTAAAACCCTCGTCGAGACTGGATCTCTGAGTTGGCGCTTGATCGGTGAGATCTACCAAAACATTAAAGACCCTTCTCATGCCATGAAATGCAAAGCCGTCGAGGAGTATTTGGAAGAGTTTCTCGCCAATGGCTACACGCTGAAAGAGATGTGTCGCCTGAAGATACGGGAGGTGATGCGTCCGCCACTGAGGGCGAGTGTCACGTCGAACGACCTCGAATATCCGACACAACTGAAGAAGTACATTCTCTTCCAAGGAACCCAAGACAAAAGTTGTATGCCCGAATGA
- the LOC135499824 gene encoding uncharacterized protein LOC135499824 isoform X1, producing the protein MSESEDSSEDEVCRLAQSLIEAIMGAVLNDDQLEQVKILIEDVDDAKIRQQALTIWVAMLQTYDDFDDDDDDDDDRFAKLAVAVKSAGESRKATIVGRLLDFCPDQEEMRKTCTGELVTACKNLRVPFIEVLLLHGVDPYTRHKMYLDGSLKMQDISPVEMSLTQFYRASENGLDTTDHVKIINLFLDKKEISTANQSDRKFKGPTALLAAVVAGRFDEAKEIVINRGVDVNSAVVLGDFGMKFPLGEACRQRDVAFFKFLLSIGADPYAETLVRNPSMFEYDKVPIIIVEAISTSNIEMIKIILDFDDALTKPNHIRSVALFAAFIVGDSAKQKLLAKWCIKEDADFIDTQLFLAIREENIERVKMLLPYVMDINRNLRYGEAYLCTSLEAAVRSNKRTDICDLLIEKGAKVNLVSVYPAQSGFSPLMIACIYNRRMVPYLLRKGADVNLRCNNGTTPLDDLEAHIMSVEYHDDVDYLRCVCLLLREGAKPSASAANLLLIVFQEIMWPPMRDNLRSIDKDFFSGIRERLGYIDFLADQPKRPISRERMTDSENLELVKTLVETGSLSWRLIGEIYQNIKDPSHAMKCKAVEEYLEEFLANGYTLKEMCRLKIREVMRPPLRASVTSNDLEYPTQLKKYILFQGTQDKSCMPE; encoded by the exons GTGAAGATACTGATTGAAGATGTTGACGATGCTAAAATTCGTCAGCAGGCTTTGACTATATGG GTGGCGATGCTGCAAACTTATgacgattttgatgatgatgatgatgatgatgatgataggttTGCGAAGCTCGCGGTTGCGGTGAAGTCTGCCGGAGAAAGCCGAAAGGCGACCATAGTCGGACGTCTACTCGATTTTTGCCCTGATCAAGAAGAAATGCGAAAGACATGTACTGGTGAACTTGTGACGGCCTGCAAGAACCTGAGGGTACCTTTTATCGAAGTTCTGCTCCTCCACGGAGTTGATCCGTACACAAGACATAAAATGTACCTAGACGGATCATTAAAGATGCAAGATATTTCCCCGGTCGAGATGTCACTTACTCAGTTCTACCGAGCGAGCGAGAATGGTCTTGATACAACGGATCACGTAAAAATCATAAACCTCTTCCTTGACAAGAAAGAGATTTCGACAGCTAACCAATCGGACAGGAAGTTCAAAGGACCGACAGCGCTTTTGGCGGCCGTAGTGGCTGGTCGGTTTGACGAAGCTAAAGAAATTGTAATTAATCGCGGAGTTGATGTCAATTCCGCAGTCGTTTTAGGTGATTTTGGCATGAAGTTTCCTCTTGGTGAGGCGTGCAGGCAGAGAGATGTTGCGTTCTTCAAATTCCTTTTGTCTATTGGCGCTGACCCGTATGCCGAAACACTCGTACGTAATCCTTCGATGTTCGAGTACGATAAAGTACCTATCATCATTGTTGAGGCTATATCGACATCGAATATTGAAATGATTAAAATAATACTCGATTTCGATGACGCATTGACGAAACCTAATCACATTCGCTCCGTGGCTCTGTTCGCTGCTTTCATTGTTGGTGATAGTGCGAAGCAAAAGCTGTTGGCCAAATGGTGCATAAAAGAGGACGCGGATTTTATAGATACGCAGTTGTTTTTAGCAATCCGAGAGGAAAATATTGAACGCGTCAAGATGCTGCTGCCTTACGTTATGGATATCAACCGGAACTTACGATACGGTGAAGCTTACTTATGCACATCCCTGGAAGCAGCCGTGAGATCAAATAAACGAACTGACATTTGTGACTTGCTTATAGAGAAGGGAGCCAAAGTTAATCTGGTATCTGTCTATCCCGCACAAAGCGGTTTCTCTCCCCTCATGATAGCCTGTATTTACAACCGAAGAATGGTTCCATACCTTTTGAGAAAAGGGGCTGACGTCAACCTTCGCTGCAATAACGGCACAACTCCCTTAGACGATTTGGAGGCACACATCATGTCAGTAGAATACCATGATGACGTTGATTACCTTCGGTGTGTCTGCCTGCTGCTCCGTGAAGGGGCTAAACCATCTGCCTCGGCAGCTAACCTTCTTTTGATCGTGTTTCAGGAGATTATGTGGCCCCCCATGCGGGATAACTTGAGATCGATTGATAAAGATTTCTTTAGCGGAATTAGAGAAAGGCTTGGTTATATTGATTTTTTGGCCGACCAGCCAAAGCGACCAATTTCACGTGAGCGAATGACTGATTCCGAAAATCTGGAGTTGGTTAAAACCCTCGTCGAGACTGGATCTCTGAGTTGGCGCTTGATCGGTGAGATCTACCAAAACATTAAAGACCCTTCTCATGCCATGAAATGCAAAGCCGTCGAGGAGTATTTGGAAGAGTTTCTCGCCAATGGCTACACGCTGAAAGAGATGTGTCGCCTGAAGATACGGGAGGTGATGCGTCCGCCACTGAGGGCGAGTGTCACGTCGAACGACCTCGAATATCCGACACAACTGAAGAAGTACATTCTCTTCCAAGGAACCCAAGACAAAAGTTGTATGCCCGAATGA